The sequence TGTCATCCACGACCGAAACCTGGCCCTGCGCCGCGTACGCGGTTGACATCGCCATCCGGACCGCCAGCCCTACATCCAGCCGACCGTAGCCGCTGAACGCGTCGATGCCGTCCGGGCCGGTTGCCTGCGCCGACTCCAGGAGGATCTGGCGCACAGCGGCTGGGGAGAGGTCGGGACGCACGGCCAGCAGCAGCGCGGCCGCGCCGGAGACGAAGGGCGCCGACGCCGACGTGCCCCCAGCCGTCAGGTAGCCATTGCCACCCTCAGGGCTCCACCAGGTGCTGGTCACGTCGACGCCCGGTGCAACAAGGTCGACGAACGCACCGTAGGCGGAGAAGGACGCGACCTGGTCCTCCGGTGTGCTGGCGCCCACCGCGAGCACCGTCGGCACCGCCGCCGGGTAGTTCCAGCGGCCATTCGGCTCGTTGCCGACCGAGGCCACGACGACGACCCCGCGCTCCTCCGCGTAGCGCAGCGCGTCGAAGAGCGCGCGGGAGTCCATGATGCCGTTGGCGCTGATATTGATGACCTGCGCTCCGTGATCGACGGCGTAGACGATGCCGGCGACGAAGTTCGCAGTGGAACCGACCGCGTCGCGGTTGAGGATCTTGACCGGCAAGATCTGGGCACCGGGCGCTACGCCCGGCGCACCGCCGCCCGCTCGTCCGGCGATGATCCCGGCCACGAAGGTGCCGTGCCCGGCGTCGTCACGCGCGTCGGCGTTCCCATCGACGAAGTTCCAGCCTGGGAGGACGCGGCCGGCGAGATCGGGATGATCGGGGCTGACCCCGGTGTCGAGGACGGCCACGATGACCGGCGCACCGTCGGTTACCCGCCACGCGTCGGGAGCGCCGACGCGCCACAGACCCCAGTCACCCGGGGTGTCCCCATTCTCAAGGAGCGCGGCCGGTGACAGCGGGGCAGCAATCGGACGGTCCGGCTCGGCGTAGCGCACGCCCGGTGCGGTGGCGAGCTGGGCCGCCGCCGCGTCCGGGTCGATCCCTAGAGGCAAGTCAACCCGGTACAGTCCCGCCGGACCGAGCGGGACCACCGCTGCGGGCGCCCCGAGCAGCTCAGTGATACCCTCCGGGACCGCACCGAACTCCGGCGTGAGGGAGACCAGGACCGCGCCGGGAGACGCCTCGTCCGCGGCGGCTGGCAACGGCGCCAGCCCGGGGAGCGCGCCCAGGGCCAGCCAGAGCACCAGCGCGAGGACGAGCGCGCGTGCGCTGCGCGGCTGTTGTGCCCGCCGGCCGCGTTCCGCGGCCGAGCCGAGCGCCGTGCGATGTCCCCCAGCCAATCCGGTTCCCCCCTCCCGGCGGACCGCCGCTGCGGCGCGGGCGGTCCGAATTGACACCTCCTGCAACTGAAACGTATAATGGCCGCGGCCGTTGCGGCCGCGCGCAGCGCGTGGCACGCAAGGTCATTTTGTTGTCAGCGTGTCAACGACCTGGCCATCAGCTGAAAGGTAGCGAGGGTGCCGAAGAGGACGTACCAGCCACGGCGCATCCCCCGCAAGCGCAAGCATGGCTTCCTCCGCCGGATGCGAACGCGCGGAGGCCGGGCGGTGCTGGCGGCACGGCGGCAGAAGGGGCGCTGGAAGCTGACGGTGGCGGACGAGAAGAAGCCGACCCAGCGCTGATTCGACGGATCATGATCGCGCGGGCGCTACGCCTCCGTCGACCGTTCGAGTTTGAGCGCGTACGCAAGCAGGGCCGCTCCTGGGCCACGCCGCTGGTGGTCATGGCGGTCCTGCCCAATGACCTCGAGCACAACCGGTACGGCTTCGCCGTTGGTCGGAGGATCGGCAAGGCCACGGCGCGCAACCGCGTCAAACGCTGGATGCGCGAGGCGGTTCGGCACTTGCACCCTCGCCTGCGCCAGGGGTACGATATAGTGTTCATTGCCCGCGGCGCCGTGGCGTCCCCGGACGTGACGTATCATCAGGTATTCGATGCGATCGCTACTCTGACGGCGCGGGCTAAGCTGCAGACGGCAGCACCCGCACCGCCGGCATCTGGCACCCGAGGCACACCCGAATGAAGAAACTCGCGCTTTGGAGCATCCGTTTCTACCAGCGCGTCATCTCACCGGGGCTCCCCGCTAGCTGCCGCTTCTATCCATCCTGCTCCGAGTAC is a genomic window of Sphaerobacter thermophilus DSM 20745 containing:
- a CDS encoding S8 family peptidase; the protein is MAGGHRTALGSAAERGRRAQQPRSARALVLALVLWLALGALPGLAPLPAAADEASPGAVLVSLTPEFGAVPEGITELLGAPAAVVPLGPAGLYRVDLPLGIDPDAAAAQLATAPGVRYAEPDRPIAAPLSPAALLENGDTPGDWGLWRVGAPDAWRVTDGAPVIVAVLDTGVSPDHPDLAGRVLPGWNFVDGNADARDDAGHGTFVAGIIAGRAGGGAPGVAPGAQILPVKILNRDAVGSTANFVAGIVYAVDHGAQVINISANGIMDSRALFDALRYAEERGVVVVASVGNEPNGRWNYPAAVPTVLAVGASTPEDQVASFSAYGAFVDLVAPGVDVTSTWWSPEGGNGYLTAGGTSASAPFVSGAAALLLAVRPDLSPAAVRQILLESAQATGPDGIDAFSGYGRLDVGLAVRMAMSTAYAAQGQVSVVDDTDGPRLRFTADGFAPGEPATVWLTPQDGPRRVWRDLAADAGGVLTVDLGPRHRLPEGPWTVTAAGEFGTRVSATYILTLEPIHPAFVPIPAFDPQPDRVNFPETGHSLAYGFKRYWEERGGLAAFGFPISEEFAERDPVTGVVHTVQYFERARFEYHPELAGTPFEVSLGRVGVEVAPQAFPTAPAEAASDTRRYFPETEHTLSGPFLERWEAGGGLAMFGFPISEPFEAGGRLVQYFERARFEISPLGESGADVQLGRLGVDLARKLGYLR
- the rpmH gene encoding 50S ribosomal protein L34, whose protein sequence is MPKRTYQPRRIPRKRKHGFLRRMRTRGGRAVLAARRQKGRWKLTVADEKKPTQR
- the rnpA gene encoding ribonuclease P protein component, with the translated sequence MIARALRLRRPFEFERVRKQGRSWATPLVVMAVLPNDLEHNRYGFAVGRRIGKATARNRVKRWMREAVRHLHPRLRQGYDIVFIARGAVASPDVTYHQVFDAIATLTARAKLQTAAPAPPASGTRGTPE